A DNA window from Gammaproteobacteria bacterium contains the following coding sequences:
- the ilvB gene encoding biosynthetic-type acetolactate synthase large subunit, producing the protein MQQQSTGVEILTGAEILTRSLKDEGVEYIFGYPGGAVLYIYDALFKQDAVKHILVRHEQGASHAADGYARATGKPGVLLVTSGPGATNAVTGIATAYMDSIPMVIITGQVNTWAIGSDAFQEVDAVGITRPCVKHNFLVKDVKDLAETIKKAFYLASSGRPGPVVIDVPKDVTALRTAYHYPEKVEIRSYNPVEKGHSGQIKRAVDMLLAAKKPMIYSGGGGVVLDNASELLIEFTQMLGFPITSTLMGLGAFPASDKQFLGMLGMHGTYEANMAMHDCDVLLAIGARFDDRVVGKVDEFCPYAKKIHIDIDPASISKSVLVDVPIVGSVSSVLTDMMILLKEQAVKTDKEAVAKWWGEIEDWRSKDCLRYDTKSKIIKPQSVIESLHKVTKGDAFITSDVGQHQMWAAQYYGFNKPRRWINSGGLGTMGFGLPAAMGVQLAYPDETVCCITGEASIMMCIQELSTCLQYNLPINVVSLNNRYMGMVRQWQEFFYEGRYAMSYMDALPDFVALAQSFGHVGLRVESPADVEAALKEAIADTKRLYFIDFVTDQSENVFPMIEQGKGHHKMHLPAHMTAERDLA; encoded by the coding sequence ATGCAGCAGCAATCAACTGGCGTCGAGATACTGACGGGCGCAGAAATTCTAACGCGAAGCCTTAAAGACGAGGGTGTTGAATACATCTTTGGCTATCCTGGCGGTGCGGTTTTGTATATCTATGATGCTTTGTTTAAGCAAGATGCTGTTAAGCATATCTTGGTGCGTCATGAGCAGGGCGCATCGCATGCTGCGGACGGCTATGCTCGCGCAACGGGCAAGCCGGGTGTGTTGCTGGTGACGTCTGGCCCCGGCGCGACGAATGCGGTAACGGGTATCGCCACGGCCTATATGGACTCGATTCCGATGGTGATTATTACCGGTCAGGTTAATACCTGGGCTATTGGTAGTGATGCCTTTCAAGAAGTCGATGCGGTGGGCATTACCCGTCCCTGTGTCAAACATAATTTCCTGGTCAAGGATGTTAAAGATTTGGCAGAGACGATTAAAAAAGCCTTTTATCTCGCCAGCAGTGGTCGACCTGGCCCAGTGGTGATTGATGTACCAAAAGATGTGACGGCGCTTCGTACCGCGTATCACTATCCTGAAAAGGTTGAGATTCGCTCCTACAACCCGGTGGAAAAAGGTCATAGTGGCCAGATAAAACGCGCAGTTGACATGTTATTGGCGGCGAAAAAGCCGATGATTTACAGTGGTGGTGGTGGTGTTGTACTCGATAACGCCTCGGAGCTGTTGATCGAATTTACCCAAATGTTGGGTTTTCCTATCACCAGCACCTTGATGGGCCTGGGTGCTTTTCCGGCATCAGATAAGCAGTTTTTGGGCATGCTGGGGATGCATGGCACTTACGAAGCGAATATGGCAATGCATGATTGCGATGTTTTGTTGGCCATTGGTGCGCGTTTTGATGATCGCGTTGTCGGCAAAGTAGACGAATTCTGTCCTTACGCCAAAAAGATTCATATTGATATTGACCCTGCCTCGATTTCCAAGAGTGTATTAGTTGATGTGCCGATTGTTGGTTCAGTAAGCAGTGTCTTAACCGATATGATGATCTTGCTGAAAGAGCAAGCTGTCAAAACAGACAAAGAGGCTGTTGCTAAATGGTGGGGTGAGATAGAAGACTGGCGTAGTAAAGATTGCCTGCGTTATGACACAAAATCTAAAATCATTAAACCGCAAAGTGTGATCGAGAGCCTGCACAAAGTCACCAAGGGTGATGCCTTTATCACGTCAGATGTTGGTCAGCACCAGATGTGGGCAGCACAATATTATGGCTTTAACAAGCCACGTCGTTGGATTAATTCGGGTGGTTTAGGCACCATGGGTTTTGGTCTGCCGGCAGCAATGGGCGTGCAGTTGGCCTATCCTGATGAAACCGTTTGCTGCATCACCGGCGAAGCCAGCATTATGATGTGTATTCAAGAGCTTTCAACGTGCTTGCAATACAATTTGCCCATCAACGTGGTATCGCTTAATAACCGCTATATGGGCATGGTGCGTCAGTGGCAGGAATTCTTCTATGAAGGCCGTTATGCCATGTCCTATATGGATGCGCTGCCGGACTTTGTTGCCTTGGCACAAAGCTTTGGTCATGTTGGGCTACGTGTCGAGTCACCGGCGGATGTCGAGGCAGCACTTAAAGAGGCCATTGCAGACACCAAGCGTTTATACTTTATCGACTTTGTTACCGATCAATCTGAAAACGTTTTTCCGATGATCGAGCAAGGCAAAGGGCATCATAAAATGCATCTGCCAGCACATATGACAGCAGAACGGGATTTAGCGTGA
- the ilvN gene encoding acetolactate synthase small subunit — protein MKHIISILLENEAGALSRVAGLFSARGYNIESLTVAPTEDPTMSRMTLVTRGSDQIIEQITKQLNKLIDVVKLVDLSEDAHIEREMLLVKIKSSSDREELKRLAEIFRGRIIDVTPRTYTIELTGTGSKLDAFLQALEGASIIETVRSGTSGIARGDKGLSL, from the coding sequence GTGAAGCACATTATTTCAATCTTGCTTGAAAACGAAGCCGGTGCATTATCGCGGGTAGCGGGCTTATTTTCTGCGCGTGGTTACAATATTGAGTCGCTGACCGTGGCGCCCACCGAAGACCCCACGATGTCACGCATGACGTTAGTCACGCGTGGTTCGGATCAAATTATTGAGCAAATTACCAAGCAGCTTAATAAATTGATTGACGTCGTCAAACTCGTCGATTTATCCGAGGACGCGCACATCGAGCGGGAAATGCTGTTGGTCAAAATTAAAAGTAGCAGTGATCGCGAAGAACTCAAGCGTCTCGCCGAGATTTTTCGTGGTCGCATTATTGATGTTACGCCTCGCACCTACACCATTGAGTTGACCGGCACCGGCAGCAAGTTAGACGCCTTTTTGCAAGCGCTGGAAGGTGCATCGATTATTGAAACCGTGCGCTCAGGTACCTCAGGTATTGCGCGTGGTGATAAAGGTCTGAGTTTGTAA
- a CDS encoding arylesterase → MNKLVKILLANLINIVLFVTTTNASTVNKPSILVIGDSLSAAHNMPQAAGWVSLLQARLSESHFDFTVVNASISGDTSAGGLNRIGKALNYAKPSLTIIELGANDGLRGLSLNEMRNNLDQMITMAQSNGSKVLLLGTRLPPNYGPQYTHDFSNNYTLLADKYAVTLVPSMLNGFEDNPDYFQPDQLHPSIKAQERILDNVWPAIKSLLEGISRGC, encoded by the coding sequence ATGAATAAACTCGTTAAAATCTTATTAGCCAATCTCATCAATATCGTCTTGTTTGTGACCACGACTAACGCATCAACTGTCAACAAACCGAGCATTCTTGTTATTGGCGACAGCCTCAGTGCTGCCCACAATATGCCGCAAGCAGCCGGCTGGGTAAGCTTATTACAAGCGCGTCTTAGCGAAAGTCATTTCGACTTCACTGTTGTTAACGCCAGCATCAGCGGTGACACCAGCGCTGGTGGCTTGAACCGCATTGGTAAAGCACTCAACTACGCTAAACCCTCTCTCACCATTATTGAGCTCGGTGCTAACGATGGCCTGCGTGGCTTGTCTCTCAACGAGATGAGAAACAATCTTGACCAAATGATTACTATGGCACAATCCAACGGCTCCAAGGTACTGCTGCTTGGTACGCGGTTACCGCCAAATTATGGTCCACAATACACCCATGACTTTAGTAATAATTATACTCTGCTAGCAGACAAATACGCGGTTACGCTGGTTCCCTCAATGTTAAACGGATTCGAAGACAACCCCGACTATTTTCAACCCGACCAGCTCCACCCATCCATAAAAGCACAAGAACGAATACTGGATAATGTCTGGCCTGCGATTAAATCACTACTGGAAGGCATCTCTAGGGGGTGTTAA
- a CDS encoding FtsX-like permease family protein produces MNALRLSLRMLRRSWRSGEIQILFWALLIAATGMTAVEAFTDRVQQALANQANDLLGADLVLQSDHPIETKFMEQANTLGLQFDFKTEFPSVAVTDSKLRLGGIKAVGDAYPLRGQLRIRNKIGAEIVERSHGPARGEAWLDLRMLSQLALEVGGRVKLGNKEFVVSAVLEQEPDQASNFVAMSPRVMIHHQDLAATALLQRGSRARYTLLIAGANTQLEKFREQVTPLLAPDQQLQDVKQARPQVAIALDRAERFLGLAAMVSIVLAGVAIVSASRRYLSLHLDDCALLRCMGASYHTIFIIIAGQLVVTGIVATALGVALGYGAQFFLSQILAPLISAQLPLPGWLPGLSTFLIGMALLLSFVFPTLLQLRKVPALRVLRHDLGNIEVKSISAYALGITVVVALMIWQARDIRLVIYVVLGVAVAVILLYVSAHLLIRLLRLIPLKSGYGWRLGLRAMTQRSGDTAMQLTACGIGLMVLLLFALIRNDLLVQWQASLPDKAPNQFLINLQPGQQQQLYDLFDQHNLERPLLHPAVRGRLVAINAIDLSEIAVDGDHEDQGRPSRSLNLSFAMTVPEHSPVVEGRWWSGSDKGLVSLEQEFAARIGASIGDRIRVNIAGVEVEAKVANLRKVEWDSFQVNFYMIFSPDVMIDQPTAYISSYYQPPPTAVASKSTSSEMLSHSLRAQHNDLVRDIVTELPNVTLIDVGSLVLQIKQIIDRVTRAVEYVFIFTLCAGCVVLFAAIHSTLDQRIRHSALMRALGASRRQLNQANLAEFIGLGLMAGLIASMVATVIASVIASALFDLTVVISPYVWLWGCVSGVVLVSAVGFVATRRVLQQPPWQVLRAL; encoded by the coding sequence GTGAATGCACTGCGCTTATCGTTACGCATGCTGCGCCGCAGTTGGCGCAGTGGTGAGATACAAATACTCTTTTGGGCTTTATTGATTGCGGCTACGGGCATGACCGCTGTCGAGGCCTTTACCGATCGCGTACAGCAGGCCTTAGCCAACCAGGCAAATGATTTGCTGGGTGCTGACTTAGTGCTGCAATCAGACCACCCCATCGAGACTAAATTTATGGAGCAGGCCAATACACTGGGCTTGCAATTTGACTTTAAAACTGAATTTCCCAGCGTCGCAGTGACAGACAGCAAACTACGGTTAGGTGGCATCAAGGCAGTGGGTGATGCCTACCCATTACGTGGGCAATTACGTATTCGCAATAAAATTGGCGCTGAAATTGTTGAGCGCAGCCATGGCCCGGCGCGTGGTGAGGCATGGTTAGACCTGCGCATGTTGTCGCAGCTAGCACTTGAGGTTGGTGGTCGGGTCAAACTCGGTAACAAGGAATTTGTCGTCAGCGCCGTGCTGGAGCAAGAGCCAGATCAAGCTAGCAACTTCGTCGCCATGTCACCACGCGTGATGATTCATCATCAAGACCTGGCTGCAACGGCATTACTGCAACGAGGCAGCCGAGCGCGTTATACGCTATTAATTGCTGGGGCCAATACGCAACTGGAAAAGTTTCGTGAGCAAGTAACACCTCTACTTGCTCCTGATCAGCAGCTGCAAGATGTTAAGCAAGCACGGCCACAAGTGGCTATTGCGCTTGATCGTGCTGAGCGTTTTTTGGGACTTGCAGCGATGGTGAGTATTGTCCTTGCTGGAGTTGCTATCGTTAGTGCAAGCCGCCGTTATTTGTCCTTGCATCTCGATGACTGTGCACTATTGCGCTGCATGGGTGCAAGTTATCATACGATTTTCATCATTATTGCCGGTCAGCTTGTTGTTACCGGTATTGTCGCCACGGCCTTGGGTGTGGCGCTAGGCTATGGTGCCCAGTTTTTTCTCAGTCAGATCTTGGCACCGCTAATATCCGCTCAGCTACCATTGCCTGGGTGGTTGCCGGGGTTGAGTACTTTTTTGATTGGTATGGCATTGTTGCTAAGTTTTGTTTTTCCAACATTACTGCAATTAAGAAAAGTCCCTGCCCTGCGCGTGCTGCGCCATGATCTTGGCAATATAGAGGTGAAAAGTATTAGCGCCTATGCCTTGGGCATCACAGTGGTTGTTGCCTTAATGATATGGCAAGCGCGAGACATACGTTTGGTTATCTATGTCGTATTAGGAGTTGCCGTTGCTGTTATTTTACTTTACGTCTCGGCTCATTTGTTGATTCGTTTGTTGCGGTTGATACCGTTAAAGAGTGGTTATGGTTGGCGCCTTGGTTTGCGTGCAATGACGCAACGCAGTGGCGATACCGCGATGCAGTTAACTGCTTGCGGTATTGGTTTAATGGTGCTGCTATTATTTGCTTTGATACGCAATGATCTGTTAGTCCAATGGCAGGCGAGCCTGCCCGATAAAGCACCGAATCAATTTTTAATCAATTTACAGCCGGGTCAACAACAACAGCTGTATGATTTATTTGACCAACATAATCTTGAGCGACCATTGCTGCATCCGGCAGTGCGAGGACGCCTGGTGGCGATTAATGCAATCGATCTCAGCGAGATTGCGGTGGATGGTGACCATGAAGATCAAGGTCGTCCCTCGAGAAGCCTAAACTTGTCATTTGCAATGACTGTTCCTGAGCACAGCCCTGTCGTCGAAGGCCGATGGTGGAGTGGTAGCGATAAAGGTTTAGTTTCTTTAGAGCAGGAATTCGCCGCTCGTATCGGCGCCAGCATAGGTGACCGAATTCGCGTCAATATTGCTGGAGTCGAGGTTGAGGCGAAGGTGGCTAATCTGCGCAAGGTTGAATGGGATTCTTTTCAGGTGAATTTTTATATGATTTTTTCTCCTGACGTAATGATAGATCAACCAACGGCATATATTTCTTCTTATTATCAACCACCGCCTACAGCAGTAGCCTCCAAGAGCACTTCTTCAGAAATGCTATCGCATTCCCTCAGGGCGCAGCATAATGATTTGGTGCGTGACATTGTGACAGAGTTGCCTAACGTCACGTTGATCGATGTGGGAAGTTTGGTTTTGCAAATCAAACAGATTATTGATCGCGTGACACGCGCTGTTGAATATGTCTTTATCTTTACCCTGTGTGCGGGTTGTGTCGTGTTATTTGCAGCGATACATTCGACGCTGGATCAGCGTATACGTCACAGCGCCTTAATGCGTGCTCTGGGCGCCAGTCGTCGCCAGCTTAATCAAGCCAACCTGGCTGAATTTATTGGCTTGGGTTTAATGGCTGGCTTGATCGCCTCGATGGTTGCTACGGTTATAGCAAGTGTTATCGCGTCGGCCTTGTTTGACCTGACAGTTGTGATAAGCCCCTATGTTTGGCTATGGGGCTGTGTGTCGGGTGTCGTCTTAGTCAGCGCGGTGGGTTTTGTTGCAACGCGACGCGTATTGCAGCAGCCACCCTGGCAAGTGTTGAGAGCGCTGTGA
- the ilvC gene encoding ketol-acid reductoisomerase — MNVYYDKDADLSIIQSKKVAILGYGSQGHAHANNLKDSGVDVVVGLREGSGSVVKATNAGLTVKSVAKATADADVVMVLLPDENQARVYRKEIEPNLKKGAILAFAHGFNIHYGQIEPRADLDVIMIAPKGPGHLVRSTYENSGGVPTLIAVHQDASGKAQAIALSYASANGGGRAGVIETNFREETETDLFGEQAVLCGGATALVQAGFETLVEAGYAPEMAYFECLHELKLIVDLMYEGGIANMRYSISNTAEYGDLTRGPRIVTSETKAEMKRILEEIRNGEFAREFILENQAGAATLKAKRRLGEEHQIEIVGAKLRSMMSWISESKIVDHSKN, encoded by the coding sequence ATGAACGTGTATTACGATAAAGATGCAGACCTGTCGATTATTCAATCGAAGAAGGTAGCAATTTTGGGTTATGGCTCACAGGGTCATGCTCATGCCAATAACCTGAAAGACTCTGGTGTCGATGTTGTGGTTGGTTTACGTGAAGGGTCTGGCTCTGTAGTGAAAGCCACTAATGCTGGGTTGACTGTCAAGTCTGTTGCAAAAGCGACAGCAGATGCTGATGTCGTCATGGTGTTATTGCCAGATGAGAATCAGGCGCGTGTCTATCGTAAGGAAATTGAGCCTAACCTGAAAAAGGGTGCCATATTAGCCTTTGCCCATGGTTTTAATATTCATTATGGCCAAATCGAGCCACGTGCGGATTTGGATGTCATTATGATTGCACCAAAAGGCCCCGGCCACTTGGTGCGTTCTACCTATGAAAATTCCGGTGGTGTGCCAACTTTGATCGCCGTGCATCAAGATGCGTCAGGTAAGGCGCAAGCAATCGCTTTGTCCTATGCCAGCGCTAATGGTGGTGGCCGTGCCGGTGTGATTGAAACTAATTTCCGCGAAGAAACCGAAACCGATCTGTTTGGTGAGCAGGCTGTGCTCTGTGGTGGTGCCACGGCATTGGTACAGGCAGGTTTTGAGACCTTAGTTGAAGCGGGTTATGCGCCTGAAATGGCCTATTTTGAATGTTTGCATGAGCTTAAGCTGATTGTTGATCTGATGTATGAAGGCGGTATCGCTAATATGCGTTATTCGATTTCCAATACAGCAGAATATGGCGATCTCACCCGCGGCCCACGTATTGTTACCAGCGAAACCAAGGCCGAGATGAAGCGCATTCTTGAAGAAATTCGTAATGGTGAATTCGCCCGTGAATTTATTCTTGAGAATCAGGCTGGTGCTGCCACACTTAAGGCCAAACGTCGTTTAGGTGAAGAACACCAAATCGAAATAGTCGGCGCTAAATTGCGCTCAATGATGTCATGGATCAGTGAAAGCAAAATTGTTGATCATTCAAAAAACTAA
- a CDS encoding ABC transporter ATP-binding protein produces the protein MDTKKDCSPILPPILTVSSLCKSVVGPGGNLQLLQDINFSVNAGERVAIVGASGAGKSTLLGLLAGLDTPSSGSVYLNDIAIFDLDEDQRARLRGDNISFVFQSFQLLANLNAVENVALPLEIKGDAMAADKAQEHLHQVGLGHRLRHYPSQLSGGEQQRVALARAFVTQPKLLFADEPTGSLDRDTGQAVIELLTRLNQQHGSTLLIVTHDDKVAQYCQRTITLEAGRIMASQS, from the coding sequence ATGGATACTAAAAAAGATTGCTCTCCAATATTGCCCCCAATATTAACCGTGTCATCACTTTGTAAGTCAGTTGTCGGCCCAGGCGGTAACTTGCAATTGTTACAAGACATCAATTTTAGCGTAAACGCAGGTGAGCGTGTCGCCATTGTCGGTGCTTCGGGTGCCGGCAAGTCTACTTTGCTTGGCTTGCTAGCAGGTTTGGACACACCCAGCAGTGGTTCGGTTTATCTCAACGATATTGCGATATTTGACCTCGATGAAGATCAGCGTGCACGCCTGCGTGGTGATAATATCAGCTTTGTCTTTCAATCGTTTCAATTGTTGGCAAACTTGAACGCAGTGGAGAACGTTGCGCTGCCGCTGGAAATAAAAGGCGATGCGATGGCAGCGGACAAGGCGCAGGAGCACTTACACCAAGTGGGACTAGGCCATCGCTTGCGTCATTACCCATCACAATTATCCGGTGGTGAACAACAGCGGGTTGCGCTTGCACGTGCTTTTGTCACGCAGCCCAAGTTATTGTTCGCCGATGAGCCTACCGGCAGCCTTGATCGCGACACAGGTCAAGCCGTCATTGAGCTATTAACCCGTCTGAATCAGCAGCATGGCTCAACCTTATTGATTGTCACCCACGACGATAAAGTGGCGCAGTATTGTCAGCGCACCATCACCCTGGAGGCGGGGCGTATTATGGCGTCGCAGTCGTGA
- the pgeF gene encoding peptidoglycan editing factor PgeF, producing the protein MRSAPLITPSWPAPHWVKAVTTTRQGGVSAGAFASFNLAQHVGDTANNVSLNRVQLASLLNLPQSPHWLTQVHGNRVIELSDTDEQGMVPKADASYTRAAGQVCAVMTADCLPILLCHRRHKIIAAVHVGWRGLAQGVIEAALTHFDGHSNPRSSHKNQMLAWLGPAISSKAFEVGVEVYRTLALDQDSAACFTTSSDAHWHADLYELARLRLRKAGVAAIYGGEFCSYTDSARFFSYRRDGKSTGRMASLIWMDDKGC; encoded by the coding sequence ATGCGGAGCGCCCCCCTTATCACCCCAAGTTGGCCAGCACCGCACTGGGTAAAGGCGGTAACGACGACACGTCAGGGTGGTGTCAGTGCTGGGGCATTCGCAAGTTTTAATCTTGCTCAACATGTGGGTGATACAGCAAATAATGTATCGTTAAATCGAGTACAACTTGCCAGTTTGCTTAATTTGCCGCAGTCGCCCCATTGGTTGACACAGGTGCACGGTAATCGTGTGATTGAGCTTAGTGATACGGATGAGCAGGGGATGGTACCCAAAGCGGATGCAAGTTACACACGAGCAGCAGGGCAGGTATGTGCCGTGATGACAGCCGATTGCCTGCCGATATTGCTCTGTCATCGTCGACATAAAATTATTGCTGCTGTACACGTGGGTTGGCGCGGTCTAGCGCAAGGCGTAATTGAGGCAGCGTTGACGCATTTTGATGGCCATTCTAATCCCCGTTCTAGTCATAAGAATCAGATGCTGGCTTGGCTCGGCCCGGCTATCAGTAGTAAAGCATTTGAGGTAGGTGTAGAGGTTTATCGGACGTTGGCTTTAGACCAAGACAGCGCTGCCTGTTTTACAACAAGTAGCGATGCGCATTGGCATGCAGATTTATATGAATTAGCGCGATTACGCTTGCGCAAGGCTGGGGTTGCAGCAATATATGGTGGGGAGTTTTGCTCTTACACTGATTCAGCACGTTTTTTTTCTTATCGCCGTGATGGCAAGAGCACAGGTCGCATGGCGAGCCTTATCTGGATGGACGATAAAGGGTGTTAA
- a CDS encoding YdbH domain-containing protein, translating to MKFLFKIIVKLFFVIVLLVVMAYFAAPYLVENTLLRQLERQGFESISVSAERPKWNALRLNWLNLASRQGTIKWRLEARNANVQINLLALLRGDLPVLSVEKAYLEIDSRSRSEAGTSDDFELIVPAQWLTLVPLRSLNIEKLFINWHGQQHNAKYEAVVSGYRIADRMQLELLVVREDSQQRLGYKAVSFITRSGQFSLSVTTQDKDDVPLLLFKARLSDRNDAIEINKAELVFDPLGLNQFGRELRLFEPIEVEISGQVTLKPHGYIHKKIVAGSPIKYHLSGDVYAKLNSVSTPLYPYDTAAELHMNFAIDHVSTAITIDEKSNIRTVLPDELLVFSRSFPQLLPFAIDQPLSIQIIKPLHFQSNLALAKLADLQQWDIEGLVTVSLPLIDGQQWQLTLDSPSVTVDDVISLNARYTLSLPLGQFDFADGYVAPSKLDLAGLINARSHQLSVSINQHSSWTSPRVKFAEHTLDAPRLSFRKEAVVDYDIAAQRWQFNNVQLGLVSNPLRAGDFIVAPSTIDIDIEQALGVADKWTINGLFAAELLLKNIAANDDLALNLNAQFRADQNVLTGTHTLSFDKENNVMGGEFAYERQEASGGIHWQTVASPLKGWLETLPVLLPLFDMEDLQLQEGMLDANISLLLLQDNTKVKVSARLTGVAGNYGDMVLNGGASRIIIDDLFAFSSKKKSTVSLDLLDVGFPVKNIRFNVQPTVIERGTEKGLTAFVISDFSARTLGGRIAFKSLLWQPNKETQFDVTVQGLNLQEILSLEQQPGLKGSGLIDGRIPITLSNGELSVAAGVLAARSPGGVLAYRGDDLQALIKDNEGLEIVAKALENFRYDKLSAVVNYQPSGDMVLQLSIVGHNPEFENGRQIKLNVNIEENVKSLLQSLQLADDLTDKIDQRVQQGLKQHVDN from the coding sequence ATGAAATTTCTGTTTAAAATTATTGTTAAGCTATTTTTCGTTATAGTGTTGCTGGTTGTTATGGCGTATTTCGCGGCACCTTATCTTGTCGAAAATACCCTTTTAAGACAATTAGAGCGCCAGGGTTTCGAAAGTATTTCTGTCAGTGCCGAGCGACCAAAATGGAATGCGCTCAGGCTAAATTGGCTCAACCTTGCATCACGCCAGGGCACAATAAAGTGGCGACTTGAAGCGCGCAATGCTAACGTCCAGATAAATTTACTTGCCCTTCTGCGTGGTGATCTACCCGTACTTTCCGTTGAAAAAGCCTATCTTGAAATAGATAGCCGTAGCCGCAGTGAGGCGGGCACATCGGATGATTTTGAATTAATTGTGCCCGCACAATGGTTAACATTAGTGCCATTGCGATCATTGAATATTGAGAAACTATTCATCAACTGGCATGGCCAGCAGCATAATGCTAAATATGAGGCTGTTGTGTCGGGTTACCGTATCGCTGATCGTATGCAGCTAGAATTATTGGTGGTGCGAGAAGATAGCCAGCAAAGGTTAGGCTATAAGGCCGTATCATTCATAACACGTAGCGGTCAGTTTTCATTGTCAGTGACAACTCAAGATAAAGATGATGTGCCCTTGTTATTATTTAAAGCACGGCTATCAGATCGTAACGATGCGATTGAAATTAATAAAGCCGAATTAGTTTTTGACCCACTAGGTTTAAATCAATTTGGCAGAGAGTTACGTTTGTTTGAGCCGATAGAGGTTGAAATATCGGGTCAAGTGACGCTTAAGCCGCATGGCTATATCCATAAAAAAATTGTCGCTGGTTCACCGATCAAATATCACTTATCGGGTGATGTCTACGCCAAACTCAATTCTGTTTCTACGCCTTTGTACCCTTACGATACGGCAGCTGAGCTGCATATGAATTTTGCTATTGATCATGTCAGTACTGCTATCACCATAGATGAAAAATCTAATATAAGAACCGTACTACCCGACGAGCTTTTGGTGTTTTCTAGGTCATTTCCTCAGTTATTACCCTTTGCGATAGACCAGCCCCTGTCTATACAAATTATTAAGCCGCTGCATTTTCAATCAAATTTGGCGTTGGCAAAATTAGCTGATTTACAGCAATGGGATATTGAAGGTCTTGTTACAGTAAGCCTGCCATTAATTGATGGACAGCAATGGCAGCTTACCCTTGATTCACCAAGCGTGACTGTTGACGATGTAATCTCCCTTAATGCACGTTATACGTTGAGCTTGCCATTGGGCCAGTTTGATTTTGCAGACGGTTATGTGGCGCCATCAAAGCTTGATTTGGCTGGGTTAATCAACGCGCGTAGCCATCAGCTTTCTGTATCAATCAATCAACACTCATCTTGGACTTCACCACGCGTTAAATTCGCTGAGCATACGCTGGATGCGCCAAGACTTAGTTTTAGAAAAGAGGCGGTCGTTGATTATGATATTGCGGCACAGCGATGGCAATTTAATAATGTTCAACTTGGCTTGGTGAGTAACCCGTTGCGTGCAGGTGACTTTATTGTTGCGCCGTCGACGATTGATATCGATATAGAACAGGCTCTGGGCGTGGCTGATAAATGGACTATAAACGGTCTGTTCGCTGCCGAACTATTGCTTAAAAATATTGCGGCAAATGATGATTTGGCACTTAACCTCAATGCACAATTCAGGGCGGATCAGAATGTTTTAACAGGCACCCATACGCTTTCATTCGATAAAGAAAACAATGTGATGGGTGGAGAGTTCGCCTATGAGCGGCAAGAGGCAAGCGGCGGCATACATTGGCAGACAGTTGCTAGCCCGCTCAAAGGCTGGCTTGAGACTTTGCCGGTGCTGCTGCCTTTGTTCGATATGGAAGACCTGCAGTTGCAAGAAGGCATGCTGGACGCGAATATTTCATTGTTATTATTGCAAGATAACACCAAAGTAAAAGTTAGCGCTCGCCTCACCGGAGTGGCCGGTAACTATGGCGACATGGTGCTAAATGGAGGCGCTAGCCGAATCATTATTGATGATTTGTTTGCATTTTCCAGCAAGAAAAAAAGTACTGTTTCGCTTGATCTACTCGATGTTGGATTTCCTGTGAAGAATATACGTTTTAATGTGCAGCCAACTGTAATAGAACGGGGAACAGAAAAGGGCCTAACAGCGTTTGTCATTAGCGATTTCTCTGCTCGCACACTCGGTGGGCGTATCGCCTTTAAAAGCTTGCTTTGGCAGCCCAATAAAGAGACGCAGTTTGATGTCACTGTGCAGGGTCTTAACCTGCAAGAGATATTGTCGCTTGAGCAGCAGCCAGGTTTAAAGGGTTCAGGGTTGATCGATGGTCGCATACCCATTACCTTATCAAACGGGGAGCTCTCTGTCGCAGCAGGTGTTTTGGCAGCACGTTCGCCGGGTGGTGTGTTGGCCTATCGTGGTGATGATCTCCAAGCGTTGATTAAAGACAATGAAGGCTTAGAGATAGTAGCTAAGGCGTTAGAAAATTTTCGTTATGACAAGCTTAGCGCGGTGGTGAACTACCAACCCAGTGGTGACATGGTGCTGCAATTATCGATTGTTGGCCACAATCCTGAATTTGAAAATGGTCGCCAAATCAAACTGAATGTAAATATTGAAGAAAACGTGAAGTCTTTGTTGCAAAGTTTACAACTTGCCGACGACTTAACTGATAAAATTGACCAACGTGTTCAGCAAGGGTTAAAGCAGCATGTTGATAATTAA